In Salvia hispanica cultivar TCC Black 2014 unplaced genomic scaffold, UniMelb_Shisp_WGS_1.0 HiC_scaffold_1212, whole genome shotgun sequence, a single genomic region encodes these proteins:
- the LOC125198113 gene encoding uncharacterized protein LOC125198113, whose product MSSDSSSRAQSDEEISHSSSEEEVPPAPTGWDVAGFANNPINNYISRCIQSEIARMQQPPPQRPIRRRRRYIPRNHTGAHDRLFADYFAEEPRYPADVFRRRFRMRRSLFLRIVNALSARYPEFRLQRDAAGKPGLSPLQKCTVAIRQLAYGGSADMFDEYLQCGETTGNECLKNFCQGVREIFGEHYLRSPDAADCQFLLDWHWRTHGFPGMLGSIDCMHWQWKNCPTAWRGQFTTGYKGPSIEFTANGNVHNMGYYLADGIYPQWPVFLKTIRCPLGDRRRYFARAQESARKDVERAFGVLQSRFALVKGPTRFFYQGDIADIMYACIIMHNMIIEDEHEGVLDVTNDPSVASSSHGVSTESARQGVPHNEHERFQAFMDIHQKEAHQALQHDIIEELW is encoded by the exons atgagttctgaTTCATCGTCTCGTGCTCAGTCCGACGAGGAAATATcacattcttcttccgaagaAGAGGTACCTCCCGCTCCCACCGGATGGGATGTAGCGGGTTTCGCCAACAACCCAATCAACAACTATATCTCCCGCTGCATACAAAGCGAGATCGCTCGAATGCAGCAGCCACCCCCCCAACGGCCAATCCGCCGGCGGCGCCGATACATCCCTCGCAACCACACTGGTGCGCACGATCGGCTGTTCGCCGATTATTTCGCGGAGGAACCACGTTATCCGGCAGATGTATTTCGTCGCCGGTTCAGAATGCGCCGCTCCCTCTTCCTGCGCATTGTTAATGCGTTGTCCGCGCGTTACCCCGAGTTCCGGCTCCAGCGAGACGCAGCAGGGAAGCCCGGACTATCGCCCCTACAGAAATGCACTGTTGCCATCCGGCAGTTGGCATATGGAGGGTCCGCCGACATGTTCGATGAGTATCTGCAATGCGGCGAGACGACTGGCAACGAGTGCCTGAAGAATTTCTGTCAGGGCGTGCGAGAGATATTTGGGGAGCACTACCTTCGCTCGCCGGACGCAGCTGACTGCCAGTTCCTACTGGATTGGCACTGGAGGACCCACGGCTTTCCGGGGATGCTCGGCAGCATCGACTGTATGCACtggcagtggaagaactgcccaACCGCGTGGCGAGGCCAGTTTACTACCGGCTACAAAG GCCCCTCCATCGAATTCACGGCCAATGGCAATGTGCATAACATGGGGTACTACCTGGCTGACGGCATCTATCCGCAATGGCCCGTGTTtctgaagacgatcagatgccCACTCGGAGATAGAAGAAGGTATTTTGCCCGAGCGCAAGAGTctgcgcgcaaggatgtggagagggcatttggggtgctccaatcgcgatTTGCACTGGTAAAGGGTCCGACGCGCTTTTTCTACCAGGGGGATATTGCCGatatcatgtatgcgtgcatcatcatgcataacatgatcatcGAAGATGAACACGAAGGCGTCCTCGACGTCACCAACGACCCAAGTGTTGCATCATCGAGTCACGGTGTCTCAACCGAGTCCGCCCGCCAGGGTGTACCGCACAACGAACATGAACGGTTCCAGGCGTTCATGGACATACACCAGAAGGAGGCCCATCAAGCACTACAACacgatatcatcgaagaattgtgg